Proteins encoded by one window of Rutidosis leptorrhynchoides isolate AG116_Rl617_1_P2 chromosome 7, CSIRO_AGI_Rlap_v1, whole genome shotgun sequence:
- the LOC139858381 gene encoding probable N-acetyltransferase HLS1 — protein sequence MSEQGCDNMMIIIREYNHKTDYERVERVESSCEVGPNGELSLFTDLLGDPICRVRNSPAYLMLVAETVSNGVNEKAEIVGMIRGCIKTVTCGQKLSRNMPGELSKLVPVYTKLAYILGLRVSPFHRRMGIGLKLVSKIEEWFRDNGAEYSYIATDDANGPSVNLFTVKCGYSKFRTPSVLVHPVFAHRLPVSHRVTVIKLSPSEAESLYRHRFSTTEFFPRDIDSVLNNQLNLGTFLAIPKEYIWAGPGKFLSDPPENWAVMSVWNCKDVFKLEVKGASRLRKCFAKTTRVLDTFFPFLKLPSLPKIFSPFGLHMLYGLGGSGPMYTRFAKSLFGFAHNLAKECKCGVVATEVSSEDPLKLAIPHWKVLSFTDLWCIKRLGEDYSDGSVGDWRKSQPSLSIFVDPREF from the exons ATGTCAGAACAAGGTTGTGATAATATGATGATTATAATAAGAGAATACAACCATAAAACCGATTATGAAAGAGTTGAACGAGTTGAGAGTAGTTGTGAAGTGGGTCCCAACGGTGAACTATCTTTATTCACCGATCTTTTAGGTGATCCTATTTGTAGAGTTCGTAACTCTCCTGCTTATCTCATGCTG GTGGCGGAAACCGTTAGTAACGGCGTGAATGAAAAGGCTGAAATAGTGGGTATGATTAGAGGTTGTATAAAAACCGTTACTTGTGGACAAAAACTCTCCCGGAATATGCCCGGCGAACTATCCAAACTTGTACCGGTTTATACTAAACTTGCCTATATTTTAGGCCTACGTGTTTCTCCGTTTCACCG GAGGATGGGAATAGGGTTAAAGTTGGTTAGTAAAATAGAAGAATGGTTTAGAGATAACGGCGCCGAGTATTCCTACATAGCAACTGACGACGCTAACGGACCGTCCGTTAATCTCTTCACGGTAAAATGTGGTTACTCTAAATTCCGTACACCTTCCGTCTTAGTCCACCCGGTTTTCGCTCACCGTCTTCCGGTCAGCCACCGTGTAACGGTCATCAAACTGTCGCCATCCGAGGCCGAGTCACTCTACCGTCACCGGTTCTCAACTACCGAGTTTTTCCCGCGCGACATTGACTCGGTACTGAACAATCAGCTCAACTTAGGCACTTTTCTAGCGATACCAAAAGAATACATTTGGGCCGGGCCGGGTAAATTTCTATCCGACCCGCCAGAGAATTGGGCGGTTATGAGTGTATGGAACTGTAAAGACGTGTTTAAGTTAGAAGTAAAAGGTGCATCAAGATTACGAAAATGTTTCGCTAAAACAACACGGGTTTTAGACACGTTTTTCCCGTTTTTAAAGTTACCTTCATTACCCAAGATCTTTAGTCCATTTGGGCTCCATATGTTATATGGGTTAGGCGGGTCGGGCCCAATGTACACAAGGTTTGCAAAATCTTTGTTTGGGTTCGCACATAACTTAGCAAAAGAATGCAAATGTGGGGTGGTGGCAACTGAGGTGTCAAGTGAGGATCCGCTTAAGTTAGCAATACCACATTGGAAGGTGCTATCGTTCACGGATTTGTGGTGTATAAAAAGATTAGGGGAAGACTACAGTGACGGAAGTGTTGGTGACTGGAGAAAGTCACAGCCTAGTTTATCTATTTTTGTTGATCCTAGAGAGTTCTAA